From Prionailurus viverrinus isolate Anna chromosome B2, UM_Priviv_1.0, whole genome shotgun sequence, the proteins below share one genomic window:
- the LOC125165622 gene encoding LOW QUALITY PROTEIN: putative vomeronasal receptor-like protein 4 (The sequence of the model RefSeq protein was modified relative to this genomic sequence to represent the inferred CDS: deleted 1 base in 1 codon): MVLNTIRATIFLFLTGPGIVGNISVFVKYTCAFFSGTATKSVHLLSIHLVFTNTVILLSKVTLKTIAMFGVRNVLGDTGCKAFVFLERVARGLSISTSSFLAVVQATTISPRAPVPAGFKPASARHILPFCLFFWVLNSLVSMNLLYYVRNTSSLNRSQASHGNSCSYVLPRSQIMKWTFPILMALRDFLFLSLMGWASTYLVLLLHKHHRHVLYLQKSKILHQTPPAERRAAHSVLLLMLCFLLFYWTDCILSLGLNFSLENASFVLNIQEFLTLGYAILSPFVLIHRDQRRVDVGTLNKAGTTLFFH, encoded by the exons ATGGTTTTGAACACTATCCGGGcaaccatttttctctttctcaccgGACCCGGCATCGTGGGGAACATCTCTGTGTTTGTCAAGTATACGTGCGCTTTCTTTTCGGGCACTGCGACGAAATCTGTACACCTTCTTAGCATCCACTTGGTTTTTACAAATACCGTGATACTTTTGTCCAAGGTAACGCTGAAAACAATAGCGATGTTTGGTGTGAGAAACGTCCTGGGCGACACGGGCTGTAAAGCGTTTGTGTTTCTGGAGAGGGTGGCCCGGGGCCTTTCGATCTCCACCAGCAGCTTCCTCGCCGTGGTCCAGGCCACcaccatcagccccagagcccccGTGCCCGCCGGCTTCAAGCCAGCATCCGCAAGGCACatccttcccttctgcctcttcttCTGGGTCCTCAACTCCTTGGTCAGCATGAACTTACTCTACTACGTCAGAAACACGAGCAGCCTAAACAGGTCACAAGCTAGCCACGGAAATAGCTGCTCTTACGTCCTCCCAAGAAGCCAGATCATGAAGTGGACGTTTCCCATCCTCATGGCCCTGCGGGATTTCTTGTTTCTGAGTCTCATGGGCTGGGCCAGCACCTATCTGGTGCTTCTTCTCCACAAGCACCACAGACACGTCCTCTACCTTCAGAAATCCAAGATCCTCCACCAGACCCCCCCCGCCGAGAGAAGAGCCGCTCACAGTGTTCTCCTTCtgatgctttgttttcttttattttattggacAGATTGTATTCTTTCTCTGGGCTTAAATTTCTCCTTAGAGAATGCTTCTTTCGTATTAAATATTCAAGAATTTCTAACTCTTGGCTATGCAATTCTCAGCCCATTTGTGCTGATTCACAGAGACCAACGT AGGGTGGACGTTGGCACTCTAAATAAAGCTGGGACAACTCTGTTTTTTCACTGA
- the LOC125165620 gene encoding LOW QUALITY PROTEIN: putative vomeronasal receptor-like protein 4 (The sequence of the model RefSeq protein was modified relative to this genomic sequence to represent the inferred CDS: deleted 1 base in 1 codon): MRWKINWIDCIRGTILLSLTGPGCAGKLFLFASHVYVFVMGPKKKSTDLLLVHLAFSNTMTLCARGIFDVTAAFHVSNFLDSASCKTVFYLGRVARGLSMCTTCLLSVVQAIAISPRTSSWRKLKPHDARQVLPSLLLFWIVNSLISSNLLSYITASQSTNGSGITPSGSHPYCHMLPSGLIVRWLFLTLMALRDIISQSLMGWSSGYMAFRLCKHRQSVLHLRSSGFQRNSSPETRATRSALLLMACFLLFYWADFIFSFCIGSFLTHDHTALNTKLFLTLGYASLSPFVLISRASRQPPRRSAR, encoded by the exons ATGAGGTGGAAGATAAACTGGATTGACTGCATCCGGGGAACAATCTTGCTTTCTCTTACTGGACCTGGCTGTGCGGGGAAGCTT TTTTTGTTTGCGAGCCATGTGTACGTTTTTGTCATGGGTCCTAAGAAAAAGTCCACAGACCTTCTCCTCGTCCACCTGGCTTTTAGCAATACCATGACACTTTGTGCCAGAGGCATTTTCGATGTAACAGCAGCTTTTCATGTCAGTAACTTTCTAGATAGTGCCAGTTGCAAAACTGTGTTTTATCTGGGGAGAGTGGCCCGTGGCCTGTCCATGTGCACCACCTGTCTCCTCAGCGTGGTCCAGGCCATCGCCATCAGCCCCAGGACCTCCTCGTGGAGAAAGCTCAAGCCCCACGACGCGCGGCAAgtgctcccctctctcctcctcttctggaTCGTGAATTCCCTGATAAGCTCCAACTTGCTTTCCTACATCACAGCCTCCCAGAGCACGAACGGGTCCGGGATCACACCGTCTGGCTCCCACCCCTATTGCCACATGCTGCCCTCGGGGCTGATCGTCAGGTGGCTCTTCCTGACTCTCATGGCGCTGCGGGACATCATCTCCCAGAGCCTCATGGGCTGGAGCAGCGGGTACATGGCTTTCCGTCTGTGCAAGCATCGCCAGAGTGTGCTCCACCTGCGGAGCTCCGGATTCCAGCGAAATTCCAGCCCAGAGACGAGAGCTACGCGGAGTGCCCTCCTCCTCATggcctgcttccttctcttttattgggcagacttcattttctccttctgcaTCGGCTCCTTCTTGACCCATGACCACACAGCGTTAAATACGAAACTGTTTCTAACGCTCGGTTACGCCAGTCTCAGCCCCTTTGTGCTGATCAGCAGGGCCTCCCGCCAGCCTCCCCGCCGGAGTGCCCGCTGA